A stretch of DNA from Planococcus antarcticus DSM 14505:
TTCAACTAACTGACATAATTTCGACAAAAATTCTTCATTGTCTGGAATCTTTCTTTCTGTCCGTTGAGGCTTGTGCTATGATTAGGCTAGATATTCTATGTAGAGGTGAAACTAGATGCAATATATTGGAACATTTTTATGGTCATTTTTATTGATTTCATTGGTTAACTACGTGGTAAGTGCAGTACAGAACGTACCTTTCGATTTCATGATCGGCGTTTACATTTCAGTCGGAGTTTCAATTCTGATTTTTGTTATGTCGGCCATTATTCCAGAAGGACCTGCTCCTGAAAAGCATTAATAAGAAAAGAAGCGCAATCCGGAAATCCGGATTACGCTTCTTTTTTGTT
This window harbors:
- a CDS encoding YjzD family protein — protein: MQYIGTFLWSFLLISLVNYVVSAVQNVPFDFMIGVYISVGVSILIFVMSAIIPEGPAPEKH